The Puntigrus tetrazona isolate hp1 unplaced genomic scaffold, ASM1883169v1 S000000488, whole genome shotgun sequence genomic interval agCCATACCCACTGTGTCTGTTGTTAGCTCCTCCCATCACAATACGTAACCTGGAGAcgttcttgatttttttttacttctatctGATAATGTAAAGTGATTTGTAAACAATATTACTCAAAAAGagttatttaaaagattaacgGTAATTTCTCTGTATTTCAGCTTAGTTCATCAGAAGAAATCAGAAGTTgagcccagctgtgtgtctatcAAGAGTGATGCATCTATGGATCGACCGATATGGTTAAAGAGTGGAGAGACACATCCTGATCTCAGGTATAGCATTTATATTATcctttctactttttttgtactttgtagGTATTTTACTTGTATCTAATAATGTAAAgtgatttgtaaataatttgaattgTTGATTTACTAGATAGATTTATTTAAAGGATtaactttaatctctctgtatttcAGCTCAGTTTATCAGAAGAAATCAGAAGTCGAGCCCAGCTTTGTGTCTATGAAAAGTGATGCATCTATGGATCGACCGATATGGTTAAAGAGTGGAGAGACACATCCTGATCTCCGGTATAGCATTTATATTATCCTttctacagtatttttttttgtaaaggatTAACTTTAATATCTCTGATGCATCTATGGATCGACCAATATGGTTTAAAAGTGAAGATACAAAATCTGATCACAGgtatatttaaagttaaatgaatACTCGATTTGTTgaatagttaattaatgaattgaggtctatttttttctgtatttcagcTTAATTCATCAGAAGAGGTCAGAGGCGGAGCtcagctgtgtgtctatgaagagtgATGCATCTATGGACCGACCGATATGGATTAAGAGTGGAGATACACAGCATGATAAGAGGTATAATTTGTATacatgattatattattatattatttattttataccagTGATCCTGAgcacttcttaaaaaaattgtattggtCTATATTTAAGCAGTTTGTTGTGTATCCACTGGCTGAGAGAATGACTCGcatggttttaaaataatgttttaccaCTTGTGTTCATTCGttctttgtgttattgtttttgtttctgctaTGTGGATAGAAATATTCTGACCGGAGGCCTGCAGCAGCATTCACACCAACCATTACATGATGAACTACAGAGAGTCAAAGATCAGCACAAAACCATCATGAAGAACAAGTTTGAGAGATTATTTGAGGGAATCAACTTAAAAGAGAATCAAACGCTCCTTAACAGGATCTACACACAGCTCTACATCATAGAAGGAGAGAGTGAAGGAGTCaatgaagaacatgaggttttacagatagagaaaaaaaacagagcaaaacacTCACAGGACACTCCAATCGAttgcaatgacatttttaaagccaCGGCTGAACCAGGTCGTAAGAAGAAAGACCAAATCAAGACCGTTCTTACTAAAGGCATTgctggaattggaaaaactgtctctgtgcagaagtttaTTCTGGACTGGGCAgagggaaaagccaatcaggatgtCGATTTCATGTTTCTTCTTCCAtttcgagagctgaacttgattCAAGATCATCAGTACAGTCTTCACAGGCTTCTGCTGGACTTTCATCCTGAAATTCGAGATCTGGACTCAACGTTTTATGAGAAGTGTAAAGTTGcattcatctttgatggtctggatgaaagcCGAATtacactgatgttttcagatgCTAAAAAAGTTTATGATGTGACAGAGATGTTATCAAAGGAAAAGCAGATGTCAAAGCCCAATAAGTTTTCAGACAATGAAAAAGTTTGTGATGTGACTGAGACTTCATCAGTGGGCGTTTTGATGTCAAAGCTTGTGAAAGGAGAGCTGCTTCCCTCctctctcatctggatcacctccagaccagcggCAGCTAATCAGATCCCCTCCAAATACATCAACCGTCTAACAGAAATTCAGGGATTCAATGAgcctcagaaggaggaatatttcaggaagagAATCAATGATGAGCATCAAGCcagcagaatcatctcacacatcagaagagcaagaagtctccacatcatgtgccacatccccgtcttctgctggatctcatccaCTGTGCTTCAGAAGCTCCTAAAAGAAGATGATCTTAGAGCAGAAATCCCTCAAACTCTTACTGAAATGTATATCCACTTCCTGCTGATTCAGATCAACATGAGGAATCAGAAGTATGAAGAGAATGATTCAGAGAAACTTCTGCAGTCCAACAGAGAAGCGATTGTGAAACTTGCTGAAGTGGctttcaaacagctgatgaagggTAATGTGATGTTCTATGAGGAGGACCTGATTGAAAGCGGCATAGACGTTACAGATGCCTCAGTATATTCTGGGATCTGCACTGAAATCTTTAAGGAGGAATCTGTTATTCGTAAATGGAAAGTCTACAGCTTCATTCATCTGAGCTTTCAGGAGTTTCTCGCTGCTTTCTACCTATTTTACTGCCATCTGAAGAAGAATATGGAGACATTGCAGGTGTTTCTAGATCATACACATCAGGGATACAGATCTGAGGAAAACGTTCTGTATGACCTACTAAAATCAGCAGTTGATAAAACTCTTGAGAGTAAGAATGGACGTCTGGATCTGTTCCTCCGGTTCCTCCTGGGCATCTCACTGGAGTCTAATCAGAGACTCTTAAAGGCTCtactgaaacacacagagaagagCTCAGAGAGCATCAGGCAAACCACACAGTACATTAAAGACCAGATCAAGGGGA includes:
- the LOC122334161 gene encoding NACHT, LRR and PYD domains-containing protein 12-like isoform X1, which produces MDRPIWLKSGETHPDLSSVYQKKSEVEPSFVSMKSDASMDRPIWLKSGETHPDLRLIHQKRSEAELSCVSMKSDASMDRPIWIKSGDTQHDKRNILTGGLQQHSHQPLHDELQRVKDQHKTIMKNKFERLFEGINLKENQTLLNRIYTQLYIIEGESEGVNEEHEVLQIEKKNRAKHSQDTPIDCNDIFKATAEPGRKKKDQIKTVLTKGIAGIGKTVSVQKFILDWAEGKANQDVDFMFLLPFRELNLIQDHQYSLHRLLLDFHPEIRDLDSTFYEKCKVAFIFDGLDESRITLMFSDAKKVYDVTEMLSKEKQMSKPNKFSDNEKVCDVTETSSVGVLMSKLVKGELLPSSLIWITSRPAAANQIPSKYINRLTEIQGFNEPQKEEYFRKRINDEHQASRIISHIRRARSLHIMCHIPVFCWISSTVLQKLLKEDDLRAEIPQTLTEMYIHFLLIQINMRNQKYEENDSEKLLQSNREAIVKLAEVAFKQLMKGNVMFYEEDLIESGIDVTDASVYSGICTEIFKEESVIRKWKVYSFIHLSFQEFLAAFYLFYCHLKKNMETLQVFLDHTHQGYRSEENVLYDLLKSAVDKTLESKNGRLDLFLRFLLGISLESNQRLLKALLKHTEKSSESIRQTTQYIKDQIKGSQNLLDLIKYDDGSLSSDSSINLFLCLLEVNDQTLSREIQEFVKSDKHSVNELSPSHCSAIAYMIQMSEEVMDELDVQKYNTSNEGRRRLIPAVANCRKALLSGCELSDQHCEALCSALQTSNSHLCELDLTSNHLQDSGVKLLSVGLKSTHCRLNILRLCGFNLTAESCESLSLALQSSNSVLRELDLSNNDLQDSGVKHLSDGLKSCKLERLRFSICNLTAESCESLSLVLQSLNSVLKELDLSNNDLQDLGIKLLSEGLKSPNCQLEILRLSGCMVTEEGVGYLSSALSSNPSQKKLDLLDLSYNHPGELGVKLLSEKLMENTYTQEKLNVDHGGKFRITAGLKKYACFLTLDPNTANNKLILSEENRKVTYVREKQLYPDHPDRFDACQQVLCRESVCGRCYWEMEWSGEDGVSISVSYKSISRKGRSDVCEFGCNDQSWSLCCSPDSYSFTHNNLHTDLPEESISSSKIGCYVDHSAGTLSFYSVTDAMSLIHTIQTTFTHPLYLGFSVNMGSSVKLC
- the LOC122334161 gene encoding NACHT, LRR and PYD domains-containing protein 12-like isoform X2, translating into MDRPIWLKSGETHPDLSSVYQKKSEVEPSFVSMKSDASMDRPIWLKSGETHPDLRLIHQKRSEAELSCVSMKSDASMDRPIWIKSGDTQHDKRNILTGGLQQHSHQPLHDELQRVKDQHKTIMKNKFERLFEGINLKENQTLLNRIYTQLYIIEGESEGVNEEHEVLQIEKKNRAKHSQDTPIDCNDIFKATAEPGRKKKDQIKTVLTKGIAGIGKTVSVQKFILDWAEGKANQDVDFMFLLPFRELNLIQDHQYSLHRLLLDFHPEIRDLDSTFYEKCKVAFIFDGLDESRITLMFSDAKKVYDVTEMLSKEKQMSKPNKFSDNEKVCDVTETSSVGVLMSKLVKGELLPSSLIWITSRPAAANQIPSKYINRLTEIQGFNEPQKEEYFRKRINDEHQASRIISHIRRARSLHIMCHIPVFCWISSTVLQKLLKEDDLRAEIPQTLTEMYIHFLLIQINMRNQKYEENDSEKLLQSNREAIVKLAEVAFKQLMKGNVMFYEEDLIESGIDVTDASVYSGICTEIFKEESVIRKWKVYSFIHLSFQEFLAAFYLFYCHLKKNMETLQVFLDHTHQGYRSEENVLYDLLKSAVDKTLESKNGRLDLFLRFLLGISLESNQRLLKALLKHTEKSSESIRQTTQYIKDQIKGSQNLLDLIKYDDGSLSSDSSINLFLCLLEVNDQTLSREIQEFVKSDKHSVNELSPSHCSAIAYMIQMSEEVMDELDVQKYNTSNEGRRRLIPAVANCRKALLSGCELSDQHCEALCSALQTSNSHLCELDLTSNHLQDSGVKLLSVGLKSTHCRLNILRLCGFNLTAESCESLSLALQSSNSVLRELDLSNNDLQDSGVKHLSDGLKSCKLERLRFSICNLTAESCESLSLVLQSLNSVLKELDLSNNDLQDLGIKLLSEGLKSPNCQLEILRLMVVPLSSEWEKRDCSPCGVGAGLVM